A single Pantoea rwandensis DNA region contains:
- a CDS encoding sensor histidine kinase, with amino-acid sequence MKRWRLFPRSLRQLVLMAFLLVLLPLLVLAWQAWESLSALSNQAADTNRNTFTDVRRSEAMARTALELERSYRQYCVLGDATLQKLYQTQWTRYGQMLTSHADSLPELPSFKALQETLPQLASVQCDNGNPVAKATTALEHFSDANAQMVQETREVVFSRGLQLQREIADRGQFFGWQALILFLISLALVLLFTGMIIGPVKRVERMINRLGQGKALGDSVSFRGPREIRSLGQRIVWLSERLSWLEEQRHEFLRHLSHELKTPLASLREGTELLADQVAGPLNAEQQEVVAILDTSSRHLQRLIEQLLDYNRKLADGPMALEPVAINDIVDAVVKIHSLPAGARQITTHVDLQVAHCLAEATLLQRVIDNLYSNAVNYGSESGNIWLQSQQKGNQVWIEVANTGTPIPAEEQAMIFEPFFQGSQQRKGPVKGSGLGLSIAKDCLRRMQGDLQLVTRKDADVCFRIILTTSAGNA; translated from the coding sequence GTGAAGAGATGGCGTCTGTTTCCCCGATCCCTGCGGCAGTTAGTCTTGATGGCTTTTTTGCTGGTCCTGCTACCATTGCTGGTGCTGGCGTGGCAAGCCTGGGAAAGTTTGTCTGCGCTCAGTAATCAGGCTGCAGATACCAATCGCAATACCTTTACCGACGTACGCCGCAGCGAAGCGATGGCGCGTACTGCGCTCGAACTGGAACGCAGTTATCGTCAATATTGCGTATTGGGTGATGCCACCTTGCAAAAGCTTTATCAAACGCAGTGGACGCGTTATGGCCAGATGCTCACCAGCCATGCGGATAGCCTGCCAGAGCTTCCATCATTCAAAGCGCTGCAGGAAACTTTGCCGCAGCTCGCCAGTGTGCAGTGTGACAACGGTAACCCAGTGGCAAAAGCCACCACGGCCCTCGAACATTTTTCTGATGCCAATGCGCAAATGGTGCAGGAGACGCGTGAAGTGGTGTTTTCGCGTGGCTTGCAGCTCCAGCGCGAAATCGCCGACCGTGGTCAGTTCTTCGGCTGGCAGGCGCTGATTCTGTTTCTGATTAGTCTGGCGCTGGTGTTGCTGTTTACCGGCATGATTATCGGCCCGGTAAAACGCGTAGAACGGATGATTAACCGACTTGGGCAAGGCAAAGCGCTCGGCGACAGCGTGAGTTTTCGCGGCCCTCGTGAAATCCGTTCACTCGGTCAGCGCATCGTGTGGCTGAGCGAGCGCTTAAGCTGGCTGGAAGAGCAGCGACATGAGTTTCTGCGTCATCTCTCACATGAACTGAAAACCCCGCTTGCCAGCTTACGAGAGGGCACGGAATTATTGGCCGATCAGGTGGCTGGGCCGCTGAATGCGGAACAGCAGGAAGTGGTGGCGATCCTTGACACCAGCAGCCGCCATTTGCAGCGTCTCATCGAACAACTTTTGGATTACAACCGCAAACTGGCGGATGGCCCCATGGCGCTGGAGCCGGTCGCAATCAATGACATCGTTGATGCGGTCGTTAAAATCCATTCATTGCCCGCCGGTGCGCGTCAGATCACCACCCATGTTGATCTTCAGGTGGCGCACTGTCTGGCAGAGGCAACATTGCTGCAAAGGGTCATCGATAACCTCTATTCGAATGCCGTGAACTACGGCAGCGAATCCGGTAACATCTGGCTGCAGAGCCAACAGAAAGGCAACCAGGTGTGGATTGAGGTGGCGAACACCGGCACACCCATTCCGGCTGAAGAGCAGGCGATGATTTTTGAGCCCTTTTTTCAGGGCAGCCAGCAGCGCAAAGGGCCGGTTAAAGGCAGCGGGCTGGGGTTAAGCATCGCCAAAGATTGCCTGCGCAGGATGCAAGGTGATTTGCAATTGGTAACGCGCAAGGATGCGGATGTCTGTTTTCGAATCATTTTGACGACCAGCGCCGGGAATGCCTGA
- the qseG gene encoding two-component system QseEF-associated lipoprotein QseG — protein sequence MKHTLIKLFSCALVAFGLSACQTPSTGSALHDGTNLPEPEVRLPDYLATDCQNVWKIETPAAMSNPLYWQRAIDCGERLSPAEARAEARRWPVQGWSRAFKQGILLANGNVTPFERRQFVDTLDGYSASYPASVRPLLMLWRSNQAAQLALSGERSRYAALQQSHDTELDSLRQQQTKLRQSLDETQRKLERLTDIERQLSSRKPADSSDTSHGASDAQSEDQ from the coding sequence ATGAAACACACCCTGATTAAACTTTTTAGCTGCGCGTTGGTGGCATTTGGCTTGAGTGCCTGCCAGACACCGTCCACGGGCAGCGCGTTACACGATGGCACCAATCTTCCTGAGCCAGAAGTGCGGTTGCCTGATTATCTGGCCACCGATTGTCAAAATGTGTGGAAGATTGAAACGCCAGCAGCAATGAGCAACCCCCTTTACTGGCAGCGTGCTATCGACTGTGGTGAGCGTTTATCCCCAGCGGAAGCGCGGGCTGAGGCACGACGCTGGCCAGTACAAGGCTGGTCGCGTGCTTTTAAACAAGGCATTCTGCTGGCAAATGGCAATGTGACGCCCTTTGAGCGCCGCCAGTTCGTCGATACGCTAGACGGTTACAGCGCTTCCTATCCAGCCTCCGTGCGCCCGTTATTGATGTTGTGGCGTAGCAATCAGGCGGCGCAGTTGGCGTTAAGCGGTGAACGCAGCCGCTATGCTGCACTCCAGCAAAGCCACGATACTGAGCTGGATAGCCTGCGCCAGCAGCAAACCAAACTGCGTCAATCACTGGACGAGACTCAGCGTAAGCTTGAGCGCTTAACTGACATCGAACGTCAGTTGTCGTCCCGTAAACCGGCGGACAGCAGCGATACATCGCACGGTGCCAGTGATGCACAAAGTGAGGATCAGTGA
- the glrR gene encoding two-component system response regulator GlrR yields MKQSARLLLVDDDPGLLKLLGMRLSSEGYQVTTAASGPDALRQLQKEKVDLVISDLRMDEMDGLALFGEIQKRHAGLPVIILTAHGSIPEAVSATQQGVFSFLTKPVDRDALYKAIDEALAQRAPVSDDTWREAVVTRNPLMLRLLDQAHMVAQSDVSVLINGQSGTGKEVLAQAIHAASPRANKPFIAINCGALPEQLLESELFGHAKGAFTGAVSAREGLFQAAESGTLFLDEIGDMPQALQVKLLRVLQERKVRPLGSNRDVDINVRIISATHRDLPKAMEKKSFREDLYYRLNVVNLKIPALHERAEDIPLLANHLLRQSAERHKPFVRSFSVDAMKRLVGASWPGNVRQLVNVIEQCVALSTSPVISDALVEQALAGENTALPTFVEARNQFELNYLRKLLQMTKGNVTNAARLAGRNRTEFYKLLSRHELDASEFKE; encoded by the coding sequence ATGAAACAGTCTGCACGTTTACTGCTGGTGGATGACGATCCCGGCCTGCTTAAACTGCTTGGCATGCGCTTAAGCAGTGAAGGCTATCAGGTGACCACCGCCGCGAGTGGCCCGGATGCGCTGCGCCAGTTGCAGAAAGAGAAAGTTGATTTGGTGATCAGCGACCTGCGTATGGATGAAATGGACGGGCTGGCGTTATTTGGCGAAATCCAGAAACGCCATGCGGGTTTACCGGTGATCATTCTTACGGCGCACGGCTCGATTCCCGAAGCGGTTTCCGCTACGCAGCAGGGGGTGTTCAGTTTCCTGACGAAGCCAGTGGATCGTGACGCGCTGTACAAAGCCATTGATGAAGCGCTGGCACAGCGCGCGCCAGTCAGCGATGACACCTGGCGTGAGGCCGTGGTAACGCGCAATCCATTGATGCTGCGTTTGCTGGATCAGGCGCACATGGTGGCGCAATCCGACGTTAGCGTGTTGATTAACGGCCAGAGCGGTACTGGCAAAGAGGTGCTGGCTCAGGCGATTCACGCCGCCAGCCCGCGTGCAAACAAGCCGTTTATTGCCATTAACTGTGGGGCGCTACCGGAGCAACTGCTGGAGTCAGAGCTATTTGGTCATGCCAAAGGGGCTTTCACCGGAGCCGTGAGTGCGCGTGAAGGGCTGTTTCAGGCGGCGGAGAGTGGCACGCTGTTTCTTGATGAAATTGGTGATATGCCACAGGCGTTGCAGGTCAAACTACTGCGCGTCTTGCAGGAGCGAAAAGTGCGTCCGCTTGGCAGTAATCGGGATGTCGATATCAACGTGCGCATCATCTCGGCCACGCATCGCGATCTGCCTAAAGCGATGGAGAAAAAGAGTTTCCGCGAGGATCTCTACTATCGCCTCAATGTGGTGAATCTGAAGATTCCGGCGCTGCATGAACGTGCAGAAGATATTCCGCTGCTGGCGAACCATCTGTTGCGCCAGTCGGCCGAACGCCATAAACCCTTTGTGCGCAGCTTCTCTGTGGATGCGATGAAACGTTTAGTGGGGGCCAGCTGGCCTGGCAACGTGCGGCAGCTGGTCAACGTGATTGAGCAGTGTGTCGCGCTGAGCACATCACCCGTGATCAGTGATGCGCTGGTTGAGCAGGCGTTAGCAGGTGAAAATACGGCGCTGCCGACTTTTGTTGAGGCACGTAATCAATTTGAGCTCAACTATCTGCGCAAATTGCTGCAAATGACCAAAGGAAATGTCACCAACGCTGCGCGTCTGGCTGGACGTAACCGTACAGAATTCTATAAGCTGCTGTCACGCCATGAGCTGGACGCCAGTGAATTTAAAGAGTAG
- the glnB gene encoding nitrogen regulatory protein P-II, giving the protein MKKIDAIIKPFKLDDVREALAEVGITGMTVSEVKGFGRQKGHTELYRGAEYMVDFLPKVKIEMVVGDDIVDTCVEAIMNTAQTGKIGDGKIFVFDVARVVRIRTGEEDEEAI; this is encoded by the coding sequence ATGAAAAAGATCGATGCAATTATTAAACCATTCAAACTCGATGATGTGCGCGAAGCGTTGGCTGAAGTGGGCATCACCGGGATGACGGTCAGTGAAGTGAAGGGTTTTGGTCGCCAGAAAGGCCACACTGAGCTGTATCGTGGCGCGGAGTACATGGTCGATTTTCTGCCAAAAGTGAAAATCGAAATGGTGGTCGGTGATGACATCGTCGACACCTGCGTTGAAGCCATTATGAATACCGCGCAGACCGGCAAAATCGGCGACGGCAAAATCTTTGTGTTCGACGTGGCGCGCGTGGTGCGTATCCGTACCGGTGAAGAGGACGAAGAGGCGATCTAA
- the hmpA gene encoding NO-inducible flavohemoprotein: protein MLDAQTIATVKSSLPAIAQLGPQLTGHFYQRLLTQHPELKNVFNMNNQRSGNQREALFNAIVAYGSNLENLAVLLPAVEKIAQKHTSLNIQPAQYAVVGETLLATIEELLNPGDDVLQAWGKAYGVLADVFIQREEAIYCASEEKVGGWRGARDFRIRTINTESSVIKSFELVPNDGQPVADFLPGQYLAVSLRPEGSENIQHRQYSLTHLPNGKSYRIAVKREEHGSVSGWLHTHAKVGDIVQCAAPAGDFYLQTTGTAPVTLISAGVGQTPMLAMLASLAEQQYAGAVNWLHAAECGTQHAFADEVQAIGARLPHFASHIWYREPESVDSGRFDAQGLMDLAGISSQLNQADRQFWLCGPLPFMQFVARQLVDAGISADRIHYEVFGPHKVL from the coding sequence ATGCTAGATGCACAAACTATCGCTACCGTTAAGTCTTCCCTGCCCGCTATTGCTCAGCTTGGCCCGCAACTCACTGGCCACTTCTATCAGCGTTTGTTAACGCAACACCCGGAACTGAAGAACGTTTTCAACATGAATAATCAGCGCAGCGGCAATCAGCGTGAGGCGCTGTTTAATGCCATTGTCGCCTACGGCAGTAACCTGGAGAATCTGGCAGTGCTGCTGCCGGCGGTAGAGAAGATTGCGCAGAAGCACACCAGCCTGAATATTCAGCCCGCGCAATATGCGGTAGTCGGTGAAACGTTGCTGGCCACCATCGAAGAGTTGCTCAATCCCGGCGATGACGTCTTGCAGGCATGGGGCAAAGCTTACGGCGTGCTGGCGGATGTGTTTATCCAGCGTGAAGAAGCGATTTATTGCGCCTCAGAAGAGAAAGTCGGCGGCTGGCGTGGCGCGCGTGACTTCCGTATTCGCACCATCAATACTGAAAGCTCCGTGATTAAAAGTTTTGAGCTGGTACCTAACGATGGTCAGCCCGTCGCTGATTTTCTGCCCGGACAATATCTGGCCGTTAGTCTGCGACCTGAAGGAAGCGAAAATATCCAGCATCGCCAGTATTCACTCACCCATCTACCTAACGGCAAATCCTATCGTATCGCCGTGAAGCGCGAGGAACACGGCAGCGTTTCCGGTTGGCTGCACACCCATGCCAAGGTCGGTGATATTGTGCAATGTGCGGCTCCAGCAGGTGATTTCTATCTGCAAACGACAGGAACCGCGCCGGTCACGCTGATTTCTGCCGGTGTCGGCCAAACCCCAATGCTGGCGATGTTAGCCAGCCTGGCCGAGCAACAGTATGCAGGCGCGGTTAACTGGTTGCATGCGGCCGAATGCGGTACACAGCATGCTTTTGCGGATGAAGTTCAAGCCATAGGTGCTCGCCTGCCACATTTCGCCAGCCATATCTGGTATCGCGAGCCGGAAAGCGTGGACAGTGGCCGTTTTGATGCGCAGGGATTAATGGATCTCGCAGGCATCTCCAGCCAATTGAATCAGGCCGACCGCCAGTTCTGGCTCTGTGGCCCCCTGCCATTTATGCAGTTTGTCGCGCGGCAGCTGGTCGATGCCGGTATCAGTGCCGATCGTATCCATTATGAAGTTTTTGGCCCGCACAAAGTGCTGTAA
- the glyA gene encoding serine hydroxymethyltransferase: MLKRDMNIADYDAELWQAMEQEKVRQEEHIELIASENYTSPRVMQAQGSQLTNKYAEGYPGKRYYGGCEYVDIVEQLAINRAKALFGADFANVQPHSGSQANFAVYTALLQPGDTILGMNLAHGGHLTHGSPVNLSGKLYNVIPYGIDETGKINYDELAELAKTHKPKMIVGGFSAYSGVCDWAKMREIADSVGAYLFVDMAHVAGLIAADVYPNPVPHAHIVTSTTHKTLAGPRGGLILAKNGDEDLYKKLNSAVFPGGQGGPLMHVIAGKAVAFKEAMEPEFKSYQQQVAKNAKAMVEVLLERGYNIVSGGTYNHLFLIDLVSKNLTGKEADAALGRANITVNKNSVPNDPKSPFVTSGVRIGTPAVTRRGFKEADVRELAGWIADVLDNINDEATIERTKQKVLDICARLPVYA, translated from the coding sequence ATGTTAAAGCGTGATATGAACATTGCCGATTATGATGCCGAGTTGTGGCAGGCTATGGAGCAAGAGAAGGTGCGTCAGGAAGAGCACATCGAACTGATTGCTTCTGAAAACTACACCAGCCCACGCGTTATGCAGGCGCAAGGTTCACAGCTCACCAACAAATATGCTGAAGGGTATCCGGGCAAACGCTACTACGGCGGATGTGAATACGTTGATATCGTTGAGCAGCTGGCGATCAATCGCGCGAAAGCGCTGTTTGGCGCAGACTTTGCCAACGTACAGCCGCACTCTGGCTCACAGGCTAACTTCGCGGTTTACACTGCGCTGTTGCAGCCGGGCGACACCATCCTCGGTATGAACCTGGCGCACGGTGGTCACCTGACGCACGGTTCACCAGTGAACCTGTCAGGCAAGCTGTATAACGTCATCCCTTACGGCATCGACGAAACCGGCAAAATCAACTACGACGAACTGGCTGAGCTGGCTAAAACGCATAAGCCAAAAATGATCGTCGGTGGTTTCTCTGCATACTCTGGCGTGTGCGACTGGGCAAAAATGCGCGAAATCGCAGATAGCGTGGGCGCTTACCTGTTCGTTGACATGGCTCACGTTGCCGGTCTGATCGCCGCTGATGTGTACCCGAACCCGGTTCCACATGCGCACATCGTGACCTCAACCACCCACAAGACCCTGGCGGGTCCACGTGGTGGCCTGATTCTGGCGAAAAACGGTGACGAAGACCTGTACAAAAAACTGAACTCTGCGGTATTCCCGGGTGGTCAGGGCGGCCCGCTGATGCACGTGATCGCGGGTAAAGCGGTGGCGTTCAAAGAAGCAATGGAGCCAGAGTTCAAATCTTACCAGCAGCAAGTGGCTAAAAACGCCAAAGCAATGGTTGAGGTTCTGTTGGAGCGTGGCTACAACATCGTTTCAGGCGGGACTTATAACCACCTGTTCCTGATCGATCTGGTGAGCAAAAACCTGACTGGTAAAGAAGCTGATGCCGCGCTGGGCCGTGCTAACATCACTGTGAACAAAAACAGCGTACCTAACGATCCGAAGAGTCCATTTGTGACCTCCGGTGTGCGTATTGGTACTCCAGCGGTTACTCGTCGTGGCTTCAAAGAAGCAGATGTGCGCGAGCTGGCTGGCTGGATCGCTGACGTGCTGGACAACATCAACGACGAAGCGACCATTGAGCGCACCAAGCAGAAGGTACTGGATATCTGTGCGCGTCTGCCTGTGTATGCCTGA
- a CDS encoding 3-phenylpropionate MFS transporter, whose amino-acid sequence MTIGSARWLGLSYFTYFFCYGIYLPFWSVWLKGIGLDAEKIGLLLGCGMVARFVGSLLIASQVKNPSQLILALRLLALMTCLFALGFWFGGQWLWLLLVMVGFNLFFSPLVPLSDALAATWTQQIGLAYGPVRLWGSLAFVISSALTGMLVSAWSSQAILALLSVGLLAMLSGMMLVPKTRPQGDARQGASGGWAAWRGMLRENAVWRFMLCVTLMQGAHAAYYSFSAIWWQEAGYSASVIGYLWSLGVVAEIVIFALSNRLFRRWSARDLLLLSCCCALVRWVMLGSSTALPLLIAAQILHCGSFTVCHLAAMRFIAARQGAEVIRLQSLYSALAMGGGIAVMTMISGVLFTHLQGHLFWVMALVALPALFLRPRAA is encoded by the coding sequence ATGACCATCGGATCGGCCAGATGGCTGGGACTCAGCTACTTCACCTACTTCTTCTGTTACGGCATCTACTTACCTTTCTGGAGCGTCTGGCTCAAAGGCATAGGCCTGGATGCTGAAAAAATCGGCTTACTGCTCGGTTGCGGCATGGTGGCGCGATTTGTCGGTAGCCTGCTAATCGCCTCGCAGGTTAAAAATCCCTCTCAGCTGATTCTGGCGTTGCGGCTGCTGGCATTGATGACGTGCCTGTTTGCGTTAGGTTTCTGGTTTGGCGGCCAATGGTTATGGCTGTTACTGGTCATGGTGGGCTTCAACCTGTTTTTCTCGCCGTTGGTGCCGCTCAGCGATGCGCTGGCAGCGACCTGGACGCAGCAAATTGGCCTGGCTTATGGCCCGGTGCGGCTATGGGGTTCGCTGGCGTTTGTGATTAGCTCTGCGCTGACGGGGATGCTGGTGAGTGCCTGGTCATCACAGGCGATTCTGGCACTGCTGAGTGTGGGCTTGCTGGCAATGCTTAGCGGCATGATGTTAGTTCCTAAAACCCGGCCACAAGGTGATGCGCGGCAGGGGGCAAGCGGCGGTTGGGCGGCGTGGCGCGGTATGCTACGAGAGAACGCGGTCTGGCGTTTTATGTTATGCGTGACGCTAATGCAGGGGGCACATGCAGCTTATTACAGCTTCAGTGCCATCTGGTGGCAGGAAGCAGGCTATTCCGCATCGGTGATTGGCTATCTATGGTCGTTGGGCGTGGTGGCGGAAATCGTCATATTTGCGCTGAGCAATCGTCTGTTTCGCCGTTGGAGTGCCCGTGACCTGTTGCTACTTTCATGCTGTTGCGCGTTAGTGCGCTGGGTGATGCTGGGATCCAGCACCGCGCTGCCGCTGTTAATTGCTGCTCAGATTTTGCATTGTGGCAGCTTCACCGTATGTCACCTGGCGGCAATGCGCTTTATAGCCGCACGTCAGGGCGCCGAAGTGATTCGGTTGCAATCGCTTTATTCTGCACTGGCGATGGGGGGCGGGATTGCAGTGATGACAATGATCAGCGGCGTGCTGTTTACCCATTTACAGGGACATCTGTTCTGGGTGATGGCACTGGTGGCGCTTCCTGCATTGTTCCTGCGTCCGCGCGCCGCTTAA
- the csiE gene encoding stationary phase inducible protein CsiE: protein MSSAPSSAPLFSRAQRRCHLLLLLFLPAPALTLEKLCQLNGVDPAVARQDIADVGDEIQRFHQLELHQMVDGSFRIHGTELDRRLCLLHWLRRALRLSQDFVCEHFAPVLRQRLKVLNIEKALWDETNLQALIQHCSLRLSRDFTPRDRLFLQIFMKYGLCQRQNALFNEKQRAWLAAKIERVAADDVIHHWQKRCHLAPDVSETDFWTLLFSLIHAPDGNQLEDHQAQQLMLAVEALIARFEQLAQTRVKNQHELKLQLFTHLAQALDRSHFAIGIDNSVALDVARLYPRLLRTTERALYHFSTDFGTEFSAEEVSLVAVLFGAWLMQDSALQEKQVLLLTGADAAMEQLLEQQIREITLLPINITYQDMLHFQREGAPRDVALVITPYATSLPLFSPPLIHAELPLSYHQQQRIRQLLEA from the coding sequence ATGAGTTCTGCACCTTCATCTGCACCACTCTTCAGCCGTGCCCAGCGTCGTTGTCATCTGCTATTGCTACTGTTTCTGCCTGCTCCCGCGCTAACGCTTGAAAAGCTCTGCCAGTTAAATGGTGTTGATCCTGCCGTTGCCCGACAGGATATCGCGGATGTCGGTGATGAGATACAGCGCTTCCATCAACTGGAGTTACACCAGATGGTGGATGGCAGCTTCCGCATACATGGGACGGAACTGGACAGGCGGCTCTGCCTGCTCCATTGGCTGCGACGCGCGCTGCGCCTGTCGCAGGATTTCGTCTGCGAACATTTTGCTCCCGTGCTGCGTCAGCGCCTTAAAGTCCTCAATATCGAAAAGGCGCTGTGGGATGAAACCAATCTGCAGGCGTTAATTCAACATTGTAGCCTGCGACTGAGCCGCGATTTCACGCCGCGCGATCGCCTGTTCCTGCAAATCTTTATGAAATACGGGCTGTGCCAACGGCAAAATGCACTGTTTAATGAAAAACAGCGGGCATGGCTGGCAGCAAAAATCGAGCGTGTTGCCGCAGATGATGTGATTCACCACTGGCAGAAACGCTGCCATTTAGCGCCGGACGTTAGCGAAACCGACTTCTGGACGCTGCTTTTCAGTTTGATTCATGCGCCGGATGGGAATCAGCTTGAAGACCACCAGGCGCAGCAGCTCATGCTGGCCGTAGAAGCGTTAATCGCCCGTTTTGAACAGCTGGCGCAGACTCGCGTCAAAAATCAGCACGAGCTGAAATTGCAATTATTCACGCATCTGGCGCAAGCGCTGGATCGCAGTCACTTTGCCATTGGGATCGATAACAGTGTGGCATTGGACGTGGCGCGTCTTTATCCACGTTTACTGCGCACCACCGAACGCGCGCTCTACCACTTCAGCACTGATTTCGGCACGGAATTCAGCGCGGAAGAAGTCAGTCTGGTGGCAGTGTTGTTCGGGGCCTGGCTGATGCAGGATAGCGCACTGCAGGAGAAGCAGGTACTGCTGTTGACCGGCGCGGATGCGGCAATGGAACAATTACTGGAGCAGCAAATCCGCGAGATAACGCTGCTGCCCATCAACATCACTTATCAGGATATGCTGCACTTTCAGCGAGAAGGTGCACCGCGTGACGTAGCGCTGGTGATCACACCTTACGCCACATCGTTACCGCTGTTCTCCCCCCCACTGATCCATGCCGAGCTGCCGCTAAGCTATCATCAGCAGCAGCGCATTCGTCAACTGCTGGAAGCTTAA
- a CDS encoding DUF1007 family protein, giving the protein MKIALITFTLLFSAAAWSHPHSFIDMKTEFVSDKDHLTGMKMVWTMDEITSADLLYDAGKAKPGDVVWKKLAAQVMANVLGQHYFSEVWQDKTRVKFLNLPKEYNLSRNGNKAVLEFIVPFGEPQSLSAKQYRIQTFDPSYFVDMYYDNPQALTMDDSVKAHCQIDLHTPKPDDSLKQYALSLDKADAPPEDMDLGQQFAQTVTLTCH; this is encoded by the coding sequence ATGAAAATTGCGCTTATTACTTTTACGCTGTTGTTCAGCGCAGCGGCCTGGTCACATCCGCACAGCTTTATCGATATGAAAACCGAGTTCGTTAGCGACAAAGATCATCTGACGGGGATGAAAATGGTGTGGACAATGGATGAAATCACCTCGGCCGATCTGCTCTACGATGCAGGCAAGGCGAAACCGGGCGATGTGGTATGGAAAAAGCTGGCGGCTCAGGTGATGGCGAACGTATTGGGCCAGCACTATTTCTCTGAAGTCTGGCAGGATAAAACGCGGGTGAAGTTCCTGAATTTACCTAAGGAGTACAATTTGTCGCGCAATGGCAATAAAGCGGTGCTGGAATTCATCGTCCCATTTGGTGAACCCCAGTCGTTGAGCGCAAAACAGTATCGCATTCAGACCTTTGACCCAAGCTACTTTGTTGATATGTATTACGATAACCCACAGGCATTAACCATGGACGACAGCGTCAAAGCACACTGCCAGATTGACCTGCATACCCCTAAACCGGATGACTCGCTCAAGCAATACGCGCTGTCGCTGGATAAAGCCGATGCGCCGCCAGAAGACATGGATCTTGGTCAGCAATTCGCGCAAACGGTAACCCTGACATGTCATTGA
- a CDS encoding nickel/cobalt transporter, translating into MSLISLPSRSRRLWPLWLLAVVMLAAGFTLWQHWSQILLQSVLWQKILNREMTQLLQQVAEQPQQAGVTLMLFSLAYGVLHALGPGHGKVVISTFLATHPAKLKTSMKLTLLAALLQGGVAIGLVTVMLVVLQTSSRQMHLGSYWLEKGSYLLVMALGVWVGWRALRALYQGMRPAPQKMQIRAIRPHHQHDEHCGCGHAHLPSAEQMEQAVSGKTQALVVLSMGMRPCSGAIMMLLFAKVIGVYAWGVASAIAMAIGTAVTVSALGLLVQRSRRLAERLGAANGDSQRAKVVMSALALTGGVVLMLAGWLLWQSAQPMMSSGLRPF; encoded by the coding sequence ATGTCATTGATTTCACTGCCTTCTCGATCACGCCGTTTGTGGCCGCTGTGGTTGCTGGCCGTAGTGATGCTGGCTGCCGGATTTACCTTGTGGCAGCACTGGTCGCAAATTTTGCTGCAAAGCGTGTTGTGGCAGAAAATCCTGAATCGAGAGATGACCCAACTCCTGCAGCAAGTCGCTGAACAGCCTCAGCAGGCGGGCGTGACCTTGATGCTCTTCAGTCTGGCTTATGGCGTGCTGCACGCATTGGGCCCAGGGCACGGCAAAGTGGTCATCAGCACCTTTCTGGCAACGCATCCCGCGAAGCTGAAAACCAGCATGAAACTGACGTTATTGGCCGCACTCTTACAAGGTGGTGTGGCGATTGGTTTGGTAACAGTGATGCTGGTGGTATTGCAAACCTCATCGCGGCAGATGCATCTCGGCAGTTACTGGCTGGAGAAGGGTAGCTACCTGCTGGTAATGGCATTGGGCGTCTGGGTCGGTTGGCGCGCTTTGCGCGCTCTTTACCAGGGAATGCGCCCTGCGCCGCAAAAAATGCAGATCCGCGCCATTCGCCCGCATCATCAGCATGATGAACATTGCGGTTGCGGTCACGCCCATTTACCCAGTGCGGAACAGATGGAGCAGGCTGTGAGTGGCAAAACTCAGGCGCTGGTGGTGCTATCCATGGGCATGCGTCCCTGTTCTGGTGCCATCATGATGCTGCTGTTTGCCAAGGTGATTGGCGTTTATGCGTGGGGCGTGGCTTCTGCCATTGCGATGGCCATCGGTACCGCCGTGACCGTCTCTGCATTGGGGTTGTTAGTTCAGCGGTCGCGTCGCCTGGCCGAGAGGTTGGGCGCGGCAAACGGCGATTCGCAACGGGCGAAAGTCGTTATGTCTGCACTGGCGTTAACGGGCGGGGTAGTGCTGATGTTAGCGGGGTGGTTACTGTGGCAAAGTGCACAGCCGATGATGAGTAGCGGGTTGCGTCCGTTTTAA